The following DNA comes from Janthinobacterium sp. TB1-E2.
GCGCCAGTACCGCCCGTGCCGATGCTGGCGCGCGGGCCATCGAGGCAAGCCTGCATACGCGCCACCTGGCCCGCCGTGAACATGAACATGGCGGGATCGTCGACGTAATCCATGTAGTTCATGAACATGTCGCCATTCGGTCCGTTATTGCATGACACCTGGGGAAACGAAGGCTGGCCCGTGTTCGGCCCGCCCTGGTTCGGCGTGTCGGCCACGTTGTCCGTGCCCGAGCATCCGGTGCCGTCGTCGCCCCAGATATGGTTCAGGTTCAGCCAGTGGCCGATTTCATGCGTTGCCGTGCGCCCCAGGTGGAACGGCGGCGCCGCCGTGCCCGTCGTGCCAAAGGCCGATTGCAGGATCACCACGCCATCGGTGGCGGCCGGGCCGCCAGGAAACTGCGCGTAACCGAGCAAGCCGCCACCGAGCTGGCACACCCAGATATTCAGGTAACTGTCGGCCGGCCAGGCATCCATGCCGCCCGTCGCCTGCGACTTGACCGCATCGTCCGCGCCAAACGAGGCCACCGTCGTCTGGCGCCGCTCGATGCCGCTGGTGGCCGCGCCATGCGGATCGGTCGTGGCCAGCGCGAACTCCACGCGCGCATCGGCCGTCAACGGCAGGAATGGCGCCGGCGTGCTGTTGACATCGGGGTTGACGCGCCGGAAGTCGCGATTGAGCACATCGATCTGGCTGGCGATCTGCGCATTCGAGATATTCTGCTCGGCCGTATTCCACACCACGTGCACCACCACCGGAATGTGCGTCACGCCGGAACGCCCGGCAATGCTGGCGTCGCCCTCGTACAGTCCCGCCAGGTTTTCAATATCGGCGCGCACGTTCGCGTACGCCGGATCTTCGGTCAGCAGGCGGCGATGCACGTCCATCGTGGCGCAGGTGCGCTTCTGCGGAGTGCCGCCCCCCTGCCCGCCGCCCTGTCCTCCATCACCGCCCATGCCGCCACTCCCGCCACCATCGCCTCCCATGCCACCGCCAACGCCCACCTGCATGCAACTGGCGCCCGCCATGCCCTGCGATGGCTGCTGCATGCCGCCGCCCGGCATGGCACCGGCATACACGGCTGCCGCGCCCTGGGTGAGCGCCGCCTGGTCCGCGTACGACACGCCCAGGCGCGGCCCCGGCATGGAATCCGCCGCCTGGGCATCGGCCTGCACATCGCCCTCGACCGGCATGGCTGGCATGCTTTCGGCCGAACTGGTGGCCGGCGTTTTTTTCGTTTTAGCGGTGCTCATGATGTCTCCTTCGTCTATTTGCCAATTCACTATGGCACGGCGAAAAGAGGAGCACTTGCGCGAGATCAAGGCTGGCAAGCGGCGCCAGGGAAAAGTGGCGGACGAAAAAAAAGACAGCCGAAGCTGTCTTTTTGGCTTGCAGGCCGAAGCCCGCAAACGGTGCATTACTTGGCGGCGGCGGCCTTGACTTCAGCGTCGGCCTTGGCCTTGGCTTCTTCCGTCTTGGTGGCGGCGATGGCTTTATCGGCGTTCGCTTCCACTTTTTCCTTGGCGACCTTGGCGTCCGCTTTCACGGAGGTTTTGCCCGCTTTCGCATCGGCCTTGGCGGCAGCTTTGTCAGCCTTGGCTTGCGCCTTCATCTTGTCTTCCGGATCGGCGTCGACCACTTTGTCGTGGGCCTTGGCCTTGGTTTTATTTGCCTTGTGCTGGGCGTCGGCTTTCTTTTCGTCGGCCTTCATTTCGGCCTTGGCCACGTTGGCGTCAGCCTTGGCATCGACTTTGGCTTCCTTGTTGGCAGCCTTGTTGATGTCATGCTGCGCAGACGCCTGGGCGCTGGCAACGGCTGGGGTCACTGGCGACGTTTGCGCGATGGCAGCGGTGGCAAACAGGGTAGCGATCAGGGTGGCGAGTAATTTGTTCATGATGAGACCTTTCAATATGGTTTAATTTTATTCTTACTAAAGGCGGGCAAAATGCTCAAAATTTGCCAGGCATCGCGCTGTTTCTTGATGTAGCGCAATGGCATGACTTCATAGTAAAGATATCTGGCAAACCACACAGTGCGTTAGCGCACTCAACGGAAAATATGTGCAAATCAGCAAATTTCCCACTGGGTGCGATGCAGGTCTCATAGCCTCATGCGCCCACGGCCAGCGCCGCGTGGCGGGCAGCCACCCATTCCTCGTTGGCCGGCTCCACACCGACCACGATGCGGCTGGCATCGGTGGAAATGCGGCTGGCATTGCGCGCATTCGCCTCCCCGTCAAGCACGGGGCCGATAAACCCCAGCTCGTCGCAGATGCGCTGGCGCAGCTCGGCGCTGTGCTCGCCGATACCGGCCGTAAACACCAGCATGTCCAGCCCACCGAGCACGGCCGTCAGGGCGCCGATCTCGCGCACGATGCGGCGGATATATAAAGCCAGCGCGGCGCGGATGCGTTCTCCCGTCGCATCCTGCCGGTCCTGCTGCGCCAGCAAGATGGGCGGGTCGGCCGACACGCCCGATACGCCCAGCAAGCCCGACTCGTGGTACAGCACGTGCGCCACTTTTTCCAGCGACAGTTTTTCGATCTCCATCAGGTAGATCACGGCGCCCGGATCGAGCGAACCGCAGCGCGTGCCCATCATCAGGCCATCGAGCGCCGAAAAGCCCATGGTGGTGGCCACGCTGTGCAAATTCTCCATCGCGCACAGGCTGGCGCCGCTGCCCAGGTGGGCCACGATAACCTTGCCGCGCGCGGCAGCGCCAAAACGCTGCTCCAGCACCAGCGACTGGTATTCGTATGACAGGCCGTGGAAGCCATAGCGGCGCAAGCCCCGTTCCCACGCATCGTAAGGTAGGGCCAGCATCTGCTCGACCTGCGGCACCGTGTGGTGGAAGGCCGTGTCGAAGCACGCCACCTGGGCGATGTCGGGCCGCGATTCGAGCAGCACCTCGATGGCTTCCAGCGCGAACGGCTGGTGCAGGGGCGCGAGCGGCACATAACTTTTCAGGTCGGCCAGCACGGAAAAATCGATGCGCACGGGGGCGAAATATTTGCTGCCGCCATGCACCACGCGGTGCGCCACGGCGCGCAGCGGACGCCCGTCCAGCTGCGCCACCACTTGCGCGCGGATGTATTCGAGCGCCGCATGATGCGGCTGCTGCGGATCGAGCTGCAGGCCGACGGCAGGCAGGCCGCCGGCGCGGTAGGTGGCGTTTTCGCGGCCGATGCCTTCGACCTTGCCGCTCCATTGCGCCTGCTGCGGCAGCACGCCGCCCGCTTGCTCGAACAGAGCGAACTTGATGCTCGACGAACCGCAATTGAGCACGAGGATCAGGGTGCCATCGGCATGTTGGACTGCTGCGTTCATGGCGGCGTGCTCCGGTAATGGTTGGCCAGCATCACGGCGATGGCGCACGAAGCGATGCGGCTGGCGCGCGAGTCGGCCCGGCTGGTGAGGATGACGGGAATTTTCGCGCCCAGCACGATGCCGGCGCTGTCCGCGTCGCCCATGTATTCGAGCTGCTTGGCCAGCATGTTGCCGCTTTCCAGGTCCGGCACCAGCAGGATATCGGCGCGGCCCGCCACCTCGGAGACGATGCCCTTGACGGTGGCGGCGGCGATCGACACGGCGTTGTCGAACGCCAGCGGGCCGTCGAGGATGGCCCCCGTGATCTGGCCACGGTCGGCCATCTTGCACAGGGCGGCCGCGTCCAGGGTGGCCGGCATGTCCGCGTTCACCGTTTCCACGGCGGCCAGGATGGCCACGCGCGGGCAGGCCACGCCGATCACGTGGGCCAGGTCGATGGCGTTGCGCACGATGTCGGCCTTCATGGCCAGGTTCGGTGCGATATTGATGGCCGCATCCGTGATGATGAAGGGGCGCGGATACGCGGGCGTCTGCATCAGGAAACAGTGGCTGATACGGCGCTTGGTGCGCAGGCC
Coding sequences within:
- a CDS encoding M43 family zinc metalloprotease, producing the protein MSTAKTKKTPATSSAESMPAMPVEGDVQADAQAADSMPGPRLGVSYADQAALTQGAAAVYAGAMPGGGMQQPSQGMAGASCMQVGVGGGMGGDGGGSGGMGGDGGQGGGQGGGTPQKRTCATMDVHRRLLTEDPAYANVRADIENLAGLYEGDASIAGRSGVTHIPVVVHVVWNTAEQNISNAQIASQIDVLNRDFRRVNPDVNSTPAPFLPLTADARVEFALATTDPHGAATSGIERRQTTVASFGADDAVKSQATGGMDAWPADSYLNIWVCQLGGGLLGYAQFPGGPAATDGVVILQSAFGTTGTAAPPFHLGRTATHEIGHWLNLNHIWGDDGTGCSGTDNVADTPNQGGPNTGQPSFPQVSCNNGPNGDMFMNYMDYVDDPAMFMFTAGQVARMQACLDGPRASIGTGGTGAGATPRQSSSPVVAWGASRLDVFVVGMDRALYHKAWNGTAWAPSVSGYEAQGGICTSAPQVVSWGPNRLDVFVTGTDSGLFHKWWNGTAWGPSLTGYEAMGGLCVGDPRAVAWGPNRLDVFVVGTDRGLYHKWWNGSAWGPSLTGYEAMGGICLGQPEAVAWGPNRLDVFVVGMDRALYHKWWDGTAWGPSLTGYERLGGICTSSPKAVAWGPDRLDVFVTGTDGALYHKWWDGAKWGPSNDGFERLGGICVGEVEAVSWAPDRLDLFVIGTDSALYHKAWNGTAWSPSLTGFDNLGGVCTSRPRATAWAPDRLDVFVTGTNGALFHKAWNGGAWSPSVSGYENLGGVVSCF
- a CDS encoding acetate/propionate family kinase; translation: MNAAVQHADGTLILVLNCGSSSIKFALFEQAGGVLPQQAQWSGKVEGIGRENATYRAGGLPAVGLQLDPQQPHHAALEYIRAQVVAQLDGRPLRAVAHRVVHGGSKYFAPVRIDFSVLADLKSYVPLAPLHQPFALEAIEVLLESRPDIAQVACFDTAFHHTVPQVEQMLALPYDAWERGLRRYGFHGLSYEYQSLVLEQRFGAAARGKVIVAHLGSGASLCAMENLHSVATTMGFSALDGLMMGTRCGSLDPGAVIYLMEIEKLSLEKVAHVLYHESGLLGVSGVSADPPILLAQQDRQDATGERIRAALALYIRRIVREIGALTAVLGGLDMLVFTAGIGEHSAELRQRICDELGFIGPVLDGEANARNASRISTDASRIVVGVEPANEEWVAARHAALAVGA